A stretch of DNA from Chloroflexia bacterium SDU3-3:
TCGGTGTGACACAAAAGGGCGGGTGTGGCCCGCCCTGCGTTCGCACGGACAGCAGCGCATTGCTGCCAGATACAAGCTATTATACCATGTACGCTCTAGATGCCATGCGGCGCACCTAGCTGCCAAACAGCCCATGCCGATCGTAAGGGCATGCGCCGCCACGGCCATGCATGGCCAGCGGGCAGAAAACCGATGATGAAGGAGGTGACACGATGAATCTTGAGGATATCGTGGCCCAGGCCGCCGGGGTGATCGAGGAGACCCACGCGACGCGCGAGCGGGCGCTGGCGCTCTCGCGCGGGCTGATCCGGCAGTGCGCCAACAGCATCCGCGCCTGCCACCGGGCCGAGTTCGTGCAGGCCCAGGCGCTGCTGGCCGAGGCCGGGGCCACGGCGGCCACACTGCGCGAGGCGCTGCGCGGCCACCCTGGCCTGTTGCACGCAGGCTATACCCAGGATGCGCTGAAGGAGTACGCCGAGGCGGCGCTGGTGTACGCCTTCCTGCGCGGCGAGGATGCGCCCGGCCCTGCGTCGCTGGGCGTGGAGCCTGCGGCCTACCTGAACGGCCTGGCCGAGGCCGCATCCGAGCTGCGCCGCGCCATCCTGGATGGCCTGCGCCATGGCCAGGTGGCGCGTGGCGAAGCCCTGCTGGGCGTGATGGACGAGGTCTATAGCCTGCTGGTGACGGTCGACTTCCCCGACGCGATCACCGGCGGGCTGCGGCGCACCACCGACGCGCTGCGGGCCGTGCTTGAGCGAACACGCGGCGACATGACCTCGGCGCTGCGCCAGGAGGCC
This window harbors:
- a CDS encoding haloacid dehalogenase, whose protein sequence is MNLEDIVAQAAGVIEETHATRERALALSRGLIRQCANSIRACHRAEFVQAQALLAEAGATAATLREALRGHPGLLHAGYTQDALKEYAEAALVYAFLRGEDAPGPASLGVEPAAYLNGLAEAASELRRAILDGLRHGQVARGEALLGVMDEVYSLLVTVDFPDAITGGLRRTTDALRAVLERTRGDMTSALRQEALAAALRDFERRLPPA